A genomic window from Microbacterium sp. ET2 includes:
- a CDS encoding ABC transporter ATP-binding protein yields MSSATATGTPVVFVDDVHAGYLPGVNILNGCSLVAHQGELIGIIGPNGAGKSTLLKAIFGQVNVRQGTVTLEGDDITGLKANKLVARGVGFIPQTNNVFPSLTIEENLQMGLYQRPSAYKERLEFVTGIFSELGKRLKQRAGSLSGGERQMVAMSRALMMNPKVLLLDEPSAGLSPVRQDEAFIRVSEINKAGVTCIMVEQNARRCLQICDRGYVLDQGRDAYTGTGRELLNDPKVTELYLGTLGA; encoded by the coding sequence ATGAGCAGCGCCACCGCGACGGGCACCCCGGTCGTCTTCGTCGACGACGTGCACGCGGGCTACCTTCCCGGCGTGAACATCCTGAACGGATGCTCGCTCGTCGCCCACCAGGGCGAGCTGATCGGCATCATCGGACCGAACGGTGCGGGAAAGTCCACGCTCCTGAAGGCCATCTTCGGACAGGTCAACGTCCGGCAGGGCACCGTGACCCTCGAAGGCGATGACATCACGGGTTTGAAGGCGAACAAACTCGTCGCCCGCGGAGTCGGGTTCATCCCGCAGACGAACAACGTCTTCCCCAGCCTCACCATCGAGGAGAACCTCCAGATGGGGCTCTACCAGCGTCCCAGCGCCTACAAGGAGCGCCTGGAGTTCGTCACCGGCATCTTCTCCGAGCTCGGCAAGCGGCTGAAGCAGCGCGCCGGGTCGCTCTCGGGCGGTGAGCGCCAGATGGTGGCGATGAGCCGTGCGCTGATGATGAACCCCAAAGTGCTGCTGCTCGACGAGCCGTCTGCCGGTCTCTCCCCCGTGCGGCAGGACGAGGCGTTCATCCGGGTCTCCGAGATCAACAAGGCCGGAGTCACCTGCATCATGGTGGAGCAGAACGCCCGCCGCTGCCTGCAGATCTGCGACCGCGGCTACGTCCTCGACCAGGGACGCGACGCCTACACCGGCACCGGACGCGAGCTGCTGAACGACCCGAAGGTCACCGAGCTGTACCTCGGCACGCTCGGCGCCTGA
- a CDS encoding ABC transporter ATP-binding protein: MATPTPRAKSTGLHVGEVEPGVAKVDPILVADGVQRSFGGVNAVDVDHLEIPRGAITALIGPNGAGKTTLFNLLTGFDKPNTGTWSFEGKNLSGIPAYRVSRMGLVRTFQLTKALGLLTVMENMKLGATGQRGEKFWASLFPPLWRKQDAEIEKRAEGLLKKFKLDAKSKDFAASLSGGQRKLLEMARALMTQPTLVMLDEPMAGVNPALTQSLLDHILDLKDEGMTVLFVEHDMHMVRHIADWVVVMAEGRIVAEGDPASVMKNPAVIDAYLGAHQELDLGVVTGRIAVVDGTEPAITAADIEAEAEAEEEALNKKDAK; the protein is encoded by the coding sequence ATGGCAACCCCCACGCCGCGCGCGAAGTCCACCGGCCTTCACGTCGGCGAGGTCGAGCCGGGGGTGGCCAAAGTCGACCCGATCCTCGTCGCCGACGGCGTGCAGCGCTCGTTCGGCGGTGTGAACGCCGTCGATGTCGACCACCTCGAAATCCCGCGCGGCGCGATCACCGCGCTCATCGGCCCCAACGGTGCCGGCAAGACCACGCTGTTCAACCTCCTGACCGGCTTCGACAAGCCCAACACCGGCACGTGGAGCTTCGAGGGGAAGAACCTCTCCGGCATCCCCGCCTACCGCGTCTCACGCATGGGGCTCGTCCGCACCTTCCAGCTGACGAAGGCCCTCGGCCTCCTCACCGTCATGGAGAACATGAAGCTCGGCGCCACCGGGCAGCGCGGCGAGAAGTTCTGGGCCTCGCTCTTCCCGCCGCTGTGGCGGAAGCAGGATGCCGAGATCGAGAAGCGCGCCGAAGGGCTGCTGAAGAAGTTCAAGCTCGACGCGAAGTCGAAGGACTTCGCTGCGAGCCTCTCGGGCGGCCAGCGCAAGCTCCTCGAGATGGCGCGCGCGCTCATGACGCAGCCGACGCTGGTGATGCTCGACGAGCCGATGGCCGGGGTGAACCCCGCGCTGACGCAGTCGCTCCTCGACCACATCCTCGATCTCAAGGACGAGGGGATGACGGTGCTCTTCGTCGAGCACGACATGCACATGGTCCGGCACATCGCCGACTGGGTGGTCGTCATGGCCGAGGGACGCATCGTCGCCGAAGGCGACCCGGCATCCGTCATGAAGAACCCCGCGGTCATCGACGCCTACCTCGGCGCGCACCAGGAGCTCGATCTCGGTGTCGTCACCGGACGCATCGCCGTCGTCGACGGCACCGAGCCGGCGATCACCGCGGCGGACATCGAAGCTGAGGCCGAGGCCGAGGAAGAAGCACTGAACAAGAAGGACGCGAAATGA
- a CDS encoding branched-chain amino acid ABC transporter permease, which translates to MDWLQILSNTASSILSPATIGYALAALGLAVHFGYTGLINMGIAGFMAIGAYGYAIGVLTFGLEWWLAALLGLVASAVFAVILGIPTLRLRGDYLAIVTIAAAEVVRLLFLTTAFDEYTGSADGLSGYHASFRGANPIPDGTYGFGPFTYNETQWWVRIMGLLTLAFAVLVVWMLTRSPWGRTIKGIREDEDAVRALGKNVYAYKMQSLVLGGILAAAGGIVYALPSAVSPGVYVTSLTFFVWTALLLGGAATVFGPLLGSLIFWVLQTFLSNVLPALVSAGILPFMSQIQAGTLRFIIVGVALMLLVIFMPQGILGNKKELTFVR; encoded by the coding sequence ATGGACTGGCTGCAGATCCTCTCCAACACCGCCTCCTCGATCCTGAGTCCGGCGACCATCGGCTACGCCCTCGCGGCGCTCGGCCTCGCCGTGCACTTCGGCTACACCGGCCTCATCAACATGGGTATCGCCGGGTTCATGGCGATCGGGGCATACGGGTACGCGATCGGCGTGCTCACCTTCGGACTGGAGTGGTGGCTCGCCGCGCTCCTCGGCCTCGTCGCCTCGGCGGTCTTCGCCGTCATCCTCGGTATCCCGACCCTGCGGCTGCGCGGTGACTACCTCGCGATCGTGACGATCGCGGCGGCCGAGGTGGTGCGACTGCTCTTCCTCACCACCGCGTTCGACGAGTACACGGGCTCCGCCGACGGGCTCAGCGGGTATCACGCCAGCTTCCGCGGGGCGAACCCGATCCCCGACGGCACGTACGGCTTCGGACCCTTCACCTACAACGAGACCCAGTGGTGGGTGCGCATCATGGGGCTTCTCACGCTCGCGTTCGCCGTGCTCGTGGTGTGGATGCTCACCCGCAGCCCCTGGGGCCGCACGATCAAGGGCATCCGCGAAGACGAAGACGCCGTGCGCGCGCTCGGCAAGAACGTCTACGCCTACAAGATGCAGTCCCTCGTCCTCGGCGGGATCCTGGCCGCCGCAGGCGGCATCGTGTACGCCCTCCCCTCAGCGGTCAGCCCCGGTGTGTACGTGACCTCGCTGACGTTCTTCGTGTGGACGGCGCTCCTCCTCGGCGGCGCGGCGACCGTGTTCGGCCCGCTCCTCGGATCGCTGATCTTCTGGGTGCTCCAGACGTTCCTCTCCAACGTCCTTCCGGCGCTGGTGTCGGCGGGCATCCTTCCCTTCATGTCCCAGATCCAGGCGGGAACGCTGCGCTTCATCATCGTGGGCGTCGCGCTCATGCTCCTCGTGATCTTCATGCCGCAGGGCATCCTCGGCAACAAGAAGGAGCTGACCTTTGTCCGATAA
- a CDS encoding ABC transporter permease subunit, with amino-acid sequence MSPTIAVVERKRRRAIPAVIALFLMLMGIFVSSVPAFATDSENPYRISGNVQLDGEPLEGVSLTIDGPGGEQEVETDENGQWRVGVPERGETYTVTLDESTLPEGIAVVDPEDDSPNIKEVEMGQGGRATVNFFIGEGERNVTGFFDQFVQRIIQGLSFGLMLALAAIGLSLVYGTTGISNFAHGEMVTFGAVMAAVLVGPASLALPWWLGFPVAVVLSAVLGLVMDMALWRPLRRRRVGIVQLMIVSIGLSLAMRYTFQFFIGGGTIQLPGSNAPRIPLFGTVELSVIDLASLAICIVVIVAFALWLTRSRIGKATRAISDNPSLAAASGIDVDFVVRVVWILAGSLAGLAGILYAYYRPGIRWDMGAQILLLMFAAVILGGLGTAYGALVGAIIVGLVVEVSSLWIPSDLKYASALFILIVILLFRPQGILGRRERIG; translated from the coding sequence GTGAGTCCCACCATCGCTGTGGTCGAGCGAAAGAGACGCAGGGCGATCCCCGCGGTCATCGCCCTGTTCCTGATGCTCATGGGCATCTTCGTGTCATCCGTTCCCGCCTTCGCCACGGATTCCGAGAACCCGTACCGCATCAGCGGCAACGTCCAGCTCGACGGCGAACCCCTCGAGGGCGTGAGCCTCACGATCGACGGGCCCGGCGGCGAGCAGGAGGTCGAGACCGACGAGAACGGCCAGTGGCGCGTGGGAGTCCCCGAACGGGGCGAGACCTATACCGTCACCCTCGACGAGTCCACCCTTCCCGAGGGCATCGCGGTGGTCGACCCCGAAGACGACTCCCCCAACATCAAGGAAGTGGAGATGGGGCAGGGTGGCCGCGCGACGGTCAACTTCTTCATCGGCGAGGGTGAGCGAAACGTCACCGGCTTCTTCGACCAGTTCGTCCAGCGCATCATCCAGGGGTTGAGCTTCGGTCTCATGCTGGCCCTCGCGGCCATCGGTCTCTCCCTCGTCTACGGCACCACCGGCATCTCCAACTTCGCCCACGGCGAGATGGTGACCTTCGGGGCGGTGATGGCCGCGGTCCTCGTGGGGCCGGCGAGCCTGGCGCTGCCGTGGTGGCTCGGCTTCCCCGTCGCGGTGGTGCTGAGCGCCGTCCTCGGCCTCGTGATGGACATGGCGCTGTGGCGACCCCTGCGACGCAGACGCGTGGGCATCGTGCAGCTGATGATCGTGTCGATCGGTCTGTCACTGGCGATGCGCTACACCTTCCAGTTCTTCATCGGCGGCGGCACCATCCAGCTCCCGGGATCCAACGCCCCGCGCATCCCGCTGTTCGGCACCGTGGAGCTCAGCGTCATCGACCTCGCCTCTCTCGCGATCTGCATCGTCGTCATCGTCGCCTTCGCGCTGTGGCTGACCCGCTCCCGGATCGGCAAGGCGACACGGGCGATCTCGGACAATCCGTCGCTGGCAGCGGCATCCGGGATCGATGTGGACTTCGTCGTCCGCGTGGTCTGGATCCTCGCCGGCTCCCTCGCCGGTCTCGCCGGCATCCTGTACGCGTATTACCGTCCGGGCATCCGCTGGGACATGGGAGCGCAGATCCTGCTGCTGATGTTCGCCGCCGTGATCCTCGGCGGCCTCGGCACCGCCTACGGCGCCCTCGTCGGTGCGATCATCGTGGGTCTCGTCGTCGAGGTCTCGAGCCTGTGGATCCCGTCGGACCTCAAGTACGCCAGCGCGCTGTTCATCCTCATCGTGATCCTGCTGTTCCGACCACAGGGAATCCTGGGCCGGCGAGAGAGAATAGGTTAG
- the guaB gene encoding IMP dehydrogenase: MEHDPFGFVGLTYDDVLLLPGHTDVIPSEADTSSRVTRRITVATPLLSSAMDTVTEARMAIAIAREGGIGIIHRNLSIEEQAAMVDRVKRSESGMISDPITTTPDATIEEVDALCAKYRISGLPVVDADGQLVGIVTNRDMRFVSGFERQTTLVKDVMTTEGLITAQVGIGANDVIALFAKHRVEKLPLIDDGGKLAGLITIKDFDKSEKYPLATKDEQGRLRVGAAIGFFGDAWQRAEALRDKGVDVLVVDTANGQSAGVIDIVRRLKADPSFAGVDVIGGNVATREGAQALIDAGVDAVKVGVGPGSICTTRVVAGVGVPQVTAIYEASLAARAAGVPIIADGGLQYSGDIAKALVAGADTVMLGSLLAGTDESPGEIVFQSGKQFKQYRGMGSLGALQTRGKKTSYSKDRYFQADVPNDDKLIPEGIEGQVPYRGPVSAVAYQLVGGLRQSMFYVGARTIDELKAKGKFVRITSAGLKESHPHDVQIVVEAPNYKR, translated from the coding sequence ATGGAACACGATCCCTTCGGCTTCGTCGGTCTCACGTATGACGACGTGCTGCTGCTTCCCGGCCACACCGATGTCATCCCGAGCGAGGCGGACACCTCCTCGCGCGTGACCCGACGCATCACGGTGGCCACCCCGCTCCTCTCGAGCGCGATGGACACCGTCACCGAAGCCCGCATGGCGATCGCCATCGCGCGTGAGGGCGGGATCGGCATCATCCATCGCAATCTCTCCATCGAGGAGCAGGCGGCGATGGTGGATCGGGTCAAGCGCAGCGAGTCGGGGATGATCTCCGACCCCATCACCACCACCCCCGACGCCACGATCGAAGAGGTCGACGCGCTGTGCGCGAAGTACCGCATCTCGGGACTGCCGGTCGTCGACGCCGACGGGCAGCTGGTCGGCATCGTCACCAACCGCGACATGCGCTTCGTCTCGGGCTTCGAGCGTCAGACGACGCTGGTGAAGGACGTGATGACGACCGAGGGGCTCATCACCGCGCAGGTCGGGATCGGCGCGAACGACGTCATCGCCCTCTTCGCGAAACACCGCGTGGAGAAGCTGCCGCTCATCGACGACGGCGGCAAGCTCGCCGGGCTCATCACCATCAAGGACTTCGACAAGAGCGAGAAGTACCCCCTCGCGACCAAGGACGAGCAGGGGCGCCTGCGGGTCGGCGCCGCGATCGGTTTCTTCGGCGACGCGTGGCAGCGCGCCGAGGCGCTGCGCGACAAGGGCGTGGACGTGCTCGTGGTCGACACCGCCAACGGCCAGTCGGCCGGGGTCATCGACATCGTGCGGCGCCTCAAGGCCGACCCGTCGTTCGCGGGCGTCGACGTCATCGGCGGCAACGTCGCGACGCGCGAGGGCGCTCAGGCGCTCATCGACGCCGGTGTGGATGCGGTGAAGGTCGGCGTCGGACCGGGGTCGATCTGCACGACCCGTGTGGTCGCGGGCGTCGGCGTGCCGCAGGTGACGGCGATCTACGAGGCATCCCTCGCCGCCCGCGCCGCGGGCGTGCCGATCATCGCCGACGGTGGACTGCAGTACTCGGGCGACATCGCCAAGGCGCTCGTCGCCGGAGCCGACACCGTCATGCTCGGGTCGCTCCTCGCCGGTACCGACGAGTCGCCGGGCGAGATCGTCTTCCAGAGCGGGAAGCAGTTCAAGCAGTACCGCGGCATGGGGTCGCTCGGGGCGCTGCAGACGCGGGGCAAGAAGACGTCCTACTCCAAGGACCGCTACTTCCAGGCCGATGTGCCGAACGACGACAAGCTCATCCCCGAGGGGATCGAGGGGCAGGTCCCGTACCGGGGTCCGGTGTCGGCGGTCGCGTACCAGCTCGTCGGGGGCCTGCGGCAGTCGATGTTCTACGTCGGCGCACGCACGATCGACGAGCTCAAGGCCAAGGGCAAGTTCGTGCGCATCACCTCGGCGGGGCTGAAGGAGTCGCACCCCCACGACGTGCAGATCGTCGTGGAAGCGCCCAACTACAAGCGCTGA
- a CDS encoding endonuclease domain-containing protein gives MNLAHWLGARGGIAHRIDALRAGFTVAALRNFVRTGGAVLIRRAWLALPSSDPLLVAAARAGSRLTCVTLARRRTWWMLDEPDRLHLHRLPGSGAAVGGFDAVTHWTRPMLPASHALIAHVEDALLHIAQCLPSESALAVWESAVRVEKLAPEYLRSLAWTSTAARELAEAVTGLSDSGLETLIVTPLRRWGVHIRQQVWLAGRPVDILMGERLVIQIDGWQFHSSAAQRAKDIAHDAELRLRGYTVLRFGYAQVVHDREAVLRVIRRAIAARLHLAA, from the coding sequence ATGAATCTTGCTCACTGGCTCGGGGCGCGAGGCGGGATAGCCCATCGCATCGACGCCTTGCGTGCGGGCTTCACCGTCGCGGCGCTGCGGAACTTCGTACGCACGGGCGGCGCCGTCCTCATCCGCCGCGCGTGGCTCGCGCTTCCCTCCAGCGATCCGCTGCTCGTCGCGGCGGCCAGAGCCGGGAGCAGGCTGACCTGCGTCACACTCGCGCGTCGCCGGACATGGTGGATGCTCGACGAGCCGGATCGCCTACACCTCCATCGGCTGCCTGGGTCGGGGGCGGCGGTCGGTGGCTTCGATGCGGTGACCCACTGGACTCGACCGATGCTCCCCGCCAGCCACGCACTCATCGCCCACGTCGAGGATGCGCTGCTCCATATCGCCCAGTGCCTCCCGTCCGAGTCGGCGCTCGCCGTCTGGGAGTCGGCCGTGCGCGTGGAGAAGCTCGCGCCGGAGTACCTGCGCTCGCTCGCGTGGACCTCGACCGCGGCGCGCGAACTGGCCGAGGCCGTCACGGGCCTGTCGGACTCCGGTCTCGAGACGCTCATTGTCACCCCGCTCCGCCGCTGGGGTGTGCACATCCGTCAGCAGGTGTGGCTCGCGGGCCGACCCGTCGACATCCTCATGGGGGAGAGGCTCGTCATCCAGATCGACGGATGGCAGTTCCACTCCTCCGCCGCGCAGCGCGCGAAGGACATCGCCCACGACGCCGAACTGCGCCTGCGCGGGTACACCGTGCTCAGGTTCGGCTACGCGCAGGTCGTCCACGACCGTGAGGCGGTGCTCCGCGTCATCCGCCGGGCCATCGCCGCCCGCCTCCACCTCGCCGCCTGA
- a CDS encoding TMEM175 family protein gives MIRGKVHPEATVGATRLAAFTDGVFAIAATLLVLDLTTHAFGTIQSNDEMWGALAAMGPQFFNFALSFLLLCLLWMTHVEQFEWIVRVDGVMIWLNNIRLLFIVVVPFATGLTTEYSTYTAGRVLMPITFFLAILTSWLQWSWAVRRRADLMPDLPEGDARAYGRGALSAVIISVVVVIVSPWIGSAAFLLFVFDGLLTRLLRGR, from the coding sequence GTGATCAGGGGGAAGGTTCATCCCGAGGCGACGGTCGGCGCGACGCGCCTTGCCGCGTTCACCGATGGCGTGTTCGCCATCGCGGCGACCCTCCTCGTGCTCGACCTCACCACCCACGCGTTCGGCACGATTCAGAGCAACGACGAGATGTGGGGCGCGCTGGCGGCGATGGGTCCCCAGTTCTTCAACTTCGCCCTCAGCTTCCTGCTCCTGTGTCTGCTCTGGATGACCCACGTCGAGCAGTTCGAGTGGATCGTCCGGGTCGACGGCGTCATGATCTGGCTGAACAACATCCGGCTGCTCTTCATCGTCGTCGTGCCCTTCGCCACCGGCCTGACGACCGAGTACTCGACCTACACGGCCGGACGCGTCCTCATGCCGATCACCTTCTTCCTGGCGATCCTCACCAGCTGGCTGCAGTGGTCCTGGGCCGTGCGTCGCCGCGCCGACCTCATGCCCGACCTCCCCGAGGGCGACGCCCGCGCCTACGGCCGGGGCGCCCTCAGCGCGGTGATCATCTCGGTCGTCGTCGTGATCGTCTCGCCTTGGATCGGCTCGGCGGCGTTCCTGCTTTTCGTCTTCGACGGACTGCTCACCCGACTGCTGCGGGGACGCTGA
- a CDS encoding DHA2 family efflux MFS transporter permease subunit: MPISPPRRPFALVLAAASLPMFMATLDNLVMTNALPVLSREMGASVEELQWFVNAYTLVFAGAILVAAALGDRFGRRTVFAIGIGVFGLGSVLAALSTDPGQLIAARALQGLGGAGVLPLSLALLSGAVTPARRPLAIGIWGGVSGLGVAVGPLVGGATMEGWTWQAIFWINVPVALIAVPLALLVLPNDFGVRARIDIPGALLAAGGVLALVHAIVRANDDGWDTVGVIGELALGGILLLAFVLWQARTAAPLVPLRLFRDRSFSITNLVGFAFSFGTFGAVFLLIQFLQVEQGSTPLEAALQTTPWTLAPMFIAPLAGVIAPRVGTRALLVVGLALQGGALAWIAAVMSSDVPYAALVAPFIMAGVGMGLVFAPSATALLATLGLVDHAKASGVNSTVRELGVALGTAVMTAIFVGAGGALVPGEYVAAARPAVFLGAAVLGVATLAALLLPAGRSESSASVDSVDAVDGEVSVPAAVG, encoded by the coding sequence ATGCCCATCTCGCCGCCACGCCGCCCCTTCGCCCTCGTCCTCGCCGCGGCATCCCTGCCGATGTTCATGGCGACGCTCGACAACCTCGTGATGACCAATGCCCTCCCCGTGCTGAGCCGCGAGATGGGGGCGAGCGTCGAGGAGCTGCAGTGGTTCGTCAACGCGTACACACTGGTCTTCGCCGGCGCGATCCTCGTCGCGGCCGCCCTCGGGGATCGGTTCGGTCGCCGGACCGTGTTCGCGATCGGCATCGGCGTCTTCGGTCTCGGCTCTGTGCTCGCCGCCCTCAGCACCGACCCCGGTCAGCTGATCGCCGCGCGCGCACTGCAGGGCCTCGGCGGGGCGGGCGTGCTGCCCCTCTCGCTCGCCCTCCTCAGCGGCGCGGTCACACCCGCACGCCGGCCGCTGGCGATCGGCATCTGGGGCGGGGTGTCGGGGCTCGGCGTCGCGGTCGGACCGCTCGTCGGCGGAGCGACCATGGAGGGCTGGACGTGGCAGGCGATCTTCTGGATCAACGTCCCGGTCGCCCTCATCGCCGTCCCCCTCGCCCTCCTCGTGCTCCCGAACGACTTCGGCGTGCGCGCGCGCATCGACATCCCCGGCGCGCTGCTGGCCGCCGGCGGCGTGCTGGCCCTGGTGCACGCGATCGTCCGCGCCAACGACGACGGGTGGGACACGGTCGGCGTCATCGGCGAACTCGCCCTCGGCGGCATCCTGCTCCTGGCCTTCGTCCTATGGCAGGCGCGCACCGCGGCGCCGCTCGTCCCGCTCCGACTCTTCCGCGACCGCTCGTTCTCGATCACCAACCTCGTCGGGTTCGCCTTCAGCTTCGGCACGTTCGGCGCGGTATTCCTCCTCATCCAGTTCCTGCAGGTCGAGCAGGGGTCGACGCCGCTCGAAGCGGCGCTGCAGACGACACCCTGGACCCTCGCCCCGATGTTCATCGCTCCCCTCGCCGGCGTCATCGCGCCGCGCGTCGGCACGCGGGCGCTGCTGGTGGTCGGGCTCGCCCTGCAGGGCGGTGCGCTGGCGTGGATCGCCGCGGTGATGTCATCCGATGTTCCCTACGCGGCGCTCGTGGCGCCCTTCATCATGGCGGGGGTCGGCATGGGGCTCGTCTTCGCGCCGTCGGCGACGGCCCTGCTCGCCACCCTCGGACTCGTCGACCACGCCAAGGCGTCGGGGGTCAACTCCACGGTGCGCGAGCTCGGCGTCGCGCTCGGCACGGCGGTGATGACGGCGATCTTCGTCGGGGCGGGCGGCGCGCTGGTTCCGGGCGAGTACGTGGCCGCCGCGCGACCGGCCGTCTTCCTCGGCGCAGCCGTGCTGGGGGTCGCGACCCTCGCCGCGCTGCTCCTTCCCGCCGGGCGGAGCGAGAGCTCGGCGAGCGTGGACTCGGTGGACGCGGTCGACGGGGAGGTCAGCGTCCCCGCAGCAGTCGGGTGA
- a CDS encoding TetR/AcrR family transcriptional regulator, which produces MAPSPSTSTASPADAASAAPARRMSSDERREQIIAAAIAMFGARGYEGTTTDDVARAAGVSQPYVVRLFGSKESLFLAALSASSDALMAAFREALADDASDLELPQRIGDAYVQLVSVRGLHQTLSHAWLLGSHPVIGPAARDIFADVWQFFREEVGFSAEEASSFLAQGMLINVMIGMRLVDDYDTDPRITELMQTCFPSKLPQILDIAPRADEPW; this is translated from the coding sequence ATGGCCCCCTCACCGTCGACGTCGACCGCCTCTCCCGCCGACGCGGCGAGTGCCGCCCCCGCTCGGCGGATGAGCTCCGACGAGCGTCGCGAGCAGATCATCGCCGCGGCGATCGCGATGTTCGGCGCCCGCGGCTACGAGGGAACGACCACTGACGACGTCGCCCGGGCCGCCGGCGTCAGCCAGCCGTACGTGGTGCGCCTGTTCGGCTCGAAGGAGAGCCTGTTCCTCGCCGCTCTCTCGGCGTCATCCGATGCCCTGATGGCTGCCTTCCGTGAGGCGCTCGCCGACGACGCATCCGATCTCGAGCTCCCGCAGCGCATCGGCGACGCCTACGTGCAGCTGGTGAGCGTGCGGGGGCTGCACCAGACCCTGTCGCATGCCTGGCTGCTGGGCAGTCATCCGGTCATCGGACCCGCTGCCCGCGATATCTTCGCCGACGTGTGGCAGTTCTTCCGCGAGGAGGTCGGCTTCTCCGCCGAGGAGGCCAGCTCGTTCCTCGCGCAGGGGATGCTCATCAACGTCATGATCGGGATGCGACTGGTCGACGACTATGACACCGACCCGCGCATCACGGAGTTGATGCAGACGTGCTTCCCCTCCAAGCTCCCGCAGATCCTCGACATCGCTCCGCGCGCCGACGAACCCTGGTGA
- a CDS encoding DUF2277 domain-containing protein, which translates to MCRNIHTLHNFEPAASSDEVHAAALQYVRKIAGTTKPSKANQEAFDRAVAEIAHVTQHLLDDLVTTAPPKNREEEAAKARARAVASGRYQVA; encoded by the coding sequence ATGTGTCGGAACATCCACACCCTCCACAACTTCGAGCCCGCAGCCTCGTCGGACGAGGTGCACGCCGCAGCCCTCCAGTACGTGCGGAAGATCGCCGGGACGACCAAGCCCTCGAAGGCCAACCAGGAGGCCTTCGACCGCGCCGTCGCCGAGATCGCCCATGTCACGCAGCACCTGCTCGACGACCTCGTCACCACGGCACCGCCGAAGAACCGCGAGGAGGAGGCTGCTAAGGCCCGCGCCCGCGCCGTGGCGTCGGGGCGCTACCAGGTCGCCTGA
- a CDS encoding GuaB3 family IMP dehydrogenase-related protein, protein MEMEIGRAKRARRAYTFDDIAVVPSRRTRNPEDVSTAWSIDAYQFDIPVLGAPMDSVVSPRTAIMLGQLGGLGVLDLEGLWTRYDDPEPLLAEIASLPDAAATRRMQELYSEPIKPELVRDRLAEIRAGGVTVAGSLTPQRTAELYETVVAAGVDLFVIRGTTVSAEHVSSVAEPLNLKKFIYDLDVPVIVGGAATYTAALHLMRTGAAGVLVGFGGGAASTTRATLGIHAPMATAVADVAGARRDYLDESGGRYVHVIADGGVGTSGDIVKALAMGADAVMLGVALARATDAPGGGFHWGPEAHHAKLPRGRRVKVDQVTTLESILYGPAPVADGTANLIGALKKSMATTGYSDLKEFQRVEVVVAPYPQ, encoded by the coding sequence ATGGAGATGGAGATCGGCCGCGCCAAGCGCGCTCGCCGCGCCTACACGTTCGACGACATCGCCGTCGTGCCCTCCCGGCGCACGAGGAACCCCGAGGATGTCTCCACGGCGTGGTCGATCGACGCATACCAGTTCGACATCCCGGTGCTCGGTGCCCCCATGGATTCCGTCGTCAGCCCGCGCACCGCCATCATGCTCGGCCAGCTCGGCGGACTCGGTGTGCTCGACCTCGAGGGTCTCTGGACCCGCTACGACGACCCCGAGCCGCTCCTCGCCGAGATCGCGAGCCTTCCTGATGCCGCAGCCACCCGCCGCATGCAGGAGCTCTACTCCGAGCCGATCAAGCCCGAGCTCGTCCGCGACCGGCTCGCCGAGATCCGCGCCGGCGGCGTGACCGTCGCAGGTTCTCTCACCCCACAGCGCACGGCCGAACTCTACGAGACCGTCGTCGCGGCGGGGGTCGACCTCTTCGTCATCCGCGGCACCACCGTGTCGGCCGAGCACGTCTCGAGCGTGGCCGAGCCGCTGAACCTGAAGAAGTTCATCTACGACCTCGACGTGCCTGTCATCGTCGGCGGCGCCGCGACCTACACCGCCGCACTCCACCTCATGCGCACCGGCGCCGCGGGGGTGCTCGTCGGCTTCGGCGGGGGAGCGGCTTCGACGACGCGCGCGACCCTCGGCATCCACGCGCCGATGGCGACGGCGGTCGCCGACGTCGCCGGCGCGCGACGCGACTACCTGGACGAGTCGGGCGGACGCTATGTGCACGTCATCGCCGACGGCGGTGTCGGCACCTCCGGCGACATCGTCAAGGCTCTCGCGATGGGCGCTGACGCGGTGATGCTCGGCGTCGCGCTCGCACGCGCGACCGATGCGCCCGGCGGCGGGTTCCACTGGGGCCCCGAGGCCCACCACGCCAAGCTGCCGCGCGGTCGCCGCGTGAAGGTCGACCAGGTCACCACGCTCGAGTCGATCCTCTACGGGCCGGCGCCGGTCGCCGACGGCACCGCGAATCTCATCGGGGCGCTGAAGAAGTCCATGGCGACGACCGGCTACTCCGACCTCAAGGAGTTCCAGCGCGTGGAGGTCGTCGTCGCGCCCTACCCGCAGTGA